In Nocardia sputorum, a single genomic region encodes these proteins:
- a CDS encoding LLM class flavin-dependent oxidoreductase has protein sequence MTSALSTVRFSVLDRSRVRRGQSHPAALRETVEFARLSEEWGYHRFWVSEHHSVPGVAGSAPTVLAAAVAAATARIRVGTGGVMLPNHQPLVVAEQFGVLESLYPGRIDMGLGRSVGFTDGVRRALGHDKGDAEDFDAQLAELLAYFGEGRRGVHAWPAQGLRVPAFLLATGSGAERAARFGLPLVIAAVGGEDRMVEAIERYRAEFRPGPAGATPYVVVSGSVVIADTTAQAYRLLLPEAWSAAYARTRGEFPPLLPPAEIEAHGMTDRERGLVDDGLRGQLYGTEDEVAGQLARLVRRTGADEILVHTSTYDRAARLESHRRLALLAGLPRGGAGDRAGARAGTAA, from the coding sequence ATGACCTCGGCGCTGTCCACTGTCCGGTTCTCCGTCCTCGATCGCTCGCGCGTCCGGCGCGGTCAGAGCCATCCGGCCGCATTGCGGGAGACGGTAGAGTTCGCGCGGCTCAGCGAGGAATGGGGTTATCACCGCTTCTGGGTCTCCGAGCATCACAGTGTGCCGGGAGTGGCCGGGTCGGCGCCGACCGTGCTGGCGGCCGCGGTGGCGGCGGCCACCGCGCGGATCCGGGTCGGCACGGGCGGCGTGATGCTGCCCAACCACCAGCCTTTGGTGGTCGCCGAACAGTTCGGCGTGCTGGAATCGCTGTACCCGGGACGCATCGACATGGGCTTGGGCCGCTCGGTCGGATTCACCGACGGGGTGCGGCGCGCGCTCGGGCACGACAAGGGCGACGCGGAGGACTTCGACGCCCAGCTCGCCGAACTCCTGGCGTACTTCGGCGAAGGCAGGCGGGGTGTGCACGCCTGGCCCGCGCAGGGGCTGCGTGTTCCCGCTTTCCTGCTGGCGACCGGGTCCGGCGCCGAGCGGGCGGCCCGGTTCGGGTTGCCGCTGGTGATCGCCGCGGTCGGCGGCGAGGACCGCATGGTCGAGGCCATCGAGCGCTATCGTGCCGAGTTCCGCCCCGGTCCGGCGGGCGCCACCCCTTACGTCGTAGTGTCCGGTTCGGTCGTCATCGCCGACACCACCGCGCAGGCCTATCGGCTCTTGCTGCCGGAGGCGTGGTCGGCCGCGTACGCGCGTACCCGTGGGGAGTTCCCGCCCCTGCTGCCGCCCGCGGAGATCGAGGCGCACGGCATGACCGATCGGGAGCGCGGGCTCGTCGATGACGGGCTGCGCGGCCAACTGTACGGCACCGAGGACGAGGTCGCCGGACAACTGGCCCGGCTGGTGCGCCGGACCGGCGCCGACGAGATCCTCGTGCACACCAGCACCTACGATCGAGCCGCGCGGCTGGAATCGCATCGCCGCCTGGCACTGCTCGCCGGCTTGCCGCGTGGCGGCGCGGGCGATCGAGCCGGGGCGCGCGCCGGTACCGCCGCTTGA